The Chiloscyllium punctatum isolate Juve2018m chromosome 12, sChiPun1.3, whole genome shotgun sequence genome includes a region encoding these proteins:
- the LOC140483698 gene encoding protein BTG1: MSPGVELIKMKTEITTAVGFITRLLRTTGLISDEQLQHFSESLEKSLAEHYRHHWFPHMPCKGSGYRCIRINHKMDPLIARASNIIGLSSQQLFQLLPSELTLWVDPFEVSYRIGEDGSICVLYENVPSSGISPLDSMISCKDEFRIGRSSPSKSYMMTVSS, encoded by the exons ATGAGTCCTGGAGTAGAGTTGATCAAAATGAAAACTGAAATCACAACTGCCGTGGGTTTTATTACCAGATTGTTGAGGACGACAGGGCTTATTTCTGATGAGCAGCTCCAACATTTCAGCGAGTCGTTGGAGAAATCTTTAGCAG AACACTACAGACACCATTGGTTCCCCCACATGCCTTGCAAAGGGTCAGGATACAGATGCATTAGGATCAACCACAAAATGGATCCTCTGATAGCAAGGGCGTCCAACATCATCGGACTCAGCAGTCAACAACTTTTTCAACTTTTGCCAAGTGAATTGACTCTGTGGGTCGACCCGTTCGAGGTGTCCTACCGAATAGGTGAAGATGGATCAATTTGCGTTCTTTACGAAAACGTTCCCAGCAGCGGTATCTCCCCCTTGGATAGTATGATAAGTTGCAAGGATGAATTTAGAATTGGCAGATCAAGTCCCTCTAAGAGTTACATGATGACTGTTTCAAGTTAA